The Lolium rigidum isolate FL_2022 chromosome 2, APGP_CSIRO_Lrig_0.1, whole genome shotgun sequence genomic interval ATCCTCTTCGCTTCTTGGAAGGCCATGTCGTGTCGTCGCCCCGCTAGGCGAATGCTCCTCGGCAGGCCCAGGTTGAGGTCTCGCTCCCGTCCATTGTGCATCGTCGTCGATCCCGGGCGTCAGTTGTTGCTGCTCCTGTTAGCTCTTTGGCCTCAGTGGATATGCGATCTGCCTTGGAGGTGCAAGCTGAGTTGATTCAAGAGGCCGTCCGTCCTCTTCACGAGGTTGTTATCTCCTTACACGGTTGTATGCTTGCGATTGGGGGCTTTCTGGAGCGGGCGGAAGCTGTGTTAAATAGGCTCTCCCAAATGCTGGCCAATCCTTTGGTTCTACCTATTGTAGGCAAAGTGGGTGCGACCGGAGCAAGCCTTcatggttgtttctctcctcgtgctAGGGCGAGCTCGGTGATCACGGCTTCggtcatgaagatcatgcctGAGGTCCTAGAGTTGTGAAGTGGTGTGCTTACGCCTAGGAAGTGAGGCCCGGCTCACACGATTCCTCGGATGTGGCTTCTCCGACGTGTCTTGgttttgaaaaatgcaatgctattgACGCTGCAGTCCCGACAAGCAAATGGTTCCTATTGATGATGGGTACCTAAGTCTGGACGGTCATCTGCCATCCCCGGAGCTATCGTCGCTAGGGAAGTTTGCAATTTTCTCGCCACCTTGGCTATTGCCTACCCTGAACCTGCGGTTGGTTGACGGGTGCCCCCAATGTTGTAGCTGTCCTTGACGGCTCGGTGTTGGAGTGTCTTGTTTGTGGGCATGTGTTCTTTGTGTGGGCTTGGTCCTGTCGTTGTAGGTTTTCATCCGGTTTTCTCGTAACAACTGGAGGTAAAGTTTTTGCCTCTGTTTCAAAAAAATACTTAAAttgagatacatccattttagcatcaactaATATAGACACATTCATGTCAAAGATCATCTTATTCTTCAAAATCAACCCTATGTTGTAAAGTTACCTATCACTCCGATCTTGTAGTCAGTAGAGGCAAGTTCCGAGTTCACAAACCGTCATTGCCTTTTCTACAGAGACAGGGCCTAATTTTGCTACTACTACAGAACAAAAGAATCTACCTGCAGATGGAAAAGAATCTACTAATGCAACAGAGATCTTAACGAACACATATTCCCATGATAAAAGATTTACACAGAAAAACCAACAAAATTCAGCGCGCACACACATCAAAAGACTTGCATCACTCTAAAGTCCTAACTATCAAAATGCATCCAGATGGATTCGCAGGGAACAAGATTCACATATACAGACCATCAAATGCATTTCATAGTAGGCAACCGGTATCTGCAAGCCATTAGTCAGAACCAAGTAGACCGACACCAAGCTGAACACAAAATACAATCCAAACAGGAGCAACACAAACACCATAAAACCACCATGAGGTTCCATTCAAATAACCATTACCACCAACCACATCCAATTCGAATTCCAACAGCATAACAGAATTGTCTTTTTCTTCTTGGTTCATTTCACCACATGGCTACTAAACGGTTTGTCACTCAACGGTTTCTTTCTAAGGGGGGACAAGACAAGATAAACCTAACGCAGTAGATAACAGGATCTGGAGCCATCCTCTCTCATTAGGCGGCGGCCTTGTGCTTGGCGTTCGAGTGGGCTTGCAGAGCATTCTCACTGTTGAAGGTCCTGAGAAAGCAGCATCACCAAGAGATTGATTGCCTTAGAACTGGAATTCAAAAACTGGCATGCCTACTGTCCAGAAAAAATGAACAGCATGGGAGAACTTACTTGGGGCAGGACTTGCACGCGACAGACCCACCAGATTTGGGTGACTTCTCATTTGTTGCAGGGGTCTTGCCTGCTTTCTTTGCAGGGTGCGGAGTGGCCACATGGACAGCCCCCTTCTTGTCACCTGCAGCAACCAAGGGCGTAATAAGTATATCATCAACAAGGGTTACAATGGACACATTGCCTGCAAGCTTTATCATTTCTCACCTGTCTTCTGGCCAGACGGTGTTGCGACCTTTGCCTTCTTGTCAGAAGCAGGCGTCTTCAACACACTTTCAGCTGCCCTCTTCTTCCCAGTCTCTGGCTTCTGCAAGTAGCATTTGTGTCGGGAGTCATGTAACATCAAGGGTAAAAGAGTGTAACAGGGAATGAAAATGCACATCAAGCTGCAACAAACCTTGGgcgtttcttcttcctcctcatcatcactctcatcatcctCTTCGGAGCTATCATCATCCTATCATGGACCATCACAACAGTTCCCAGTCAAGCACCGATCTCACAAAATCTATACAATACGATAACATAAACACTCACAGAATCATCGCTTCCAATAGGAATCAACTGTCCCTCGGAATCATCATCGctctcatcatcactctcatcatcatCACTGTCTTCATCCTTCTTACTCTTTCCAAAGATTGGTTTCGCAGCAGCAGGCTCAATCTTGACTTGCTTTGGCTTCTTGTCCTTTGCTTCAGCTTTGGCTTCATATGCATTGGAAATGGTTACAGCAAAGTTCGAAGACATGTGTGCAAAAGAAATGCCAATGAATAAAAATAGAAACAAGGGAGAAGTCTGAATACCATTTTCCTTGGTGGCTGGAACGAGTTTCTCCTCCACCTGTTCATCTGAAATTAAAACAGACCCCACCGGTTAAATCATCGCACACAGGGTATACACTGAACACAAGAGCACTACTATGATATGTATACCTTCAGATTCTTCTTCAGAGTCAAAATCCATCTCGTCTCCTTCAGCCGGCTGGAAAACCATGTACCCAGAGAAGAAGACACTGGAGGACTTGGAGGTGTGCGAGAGCTCAAACTCCTTCTCGAAGACCAGGTCGAACGGGATCTGGGGGAACTTGTCAGTAGACAGGGTCCCAATGGACAGCTTCTGGTCGTCCACCTTCACGAACATGGTCGCCTTGTCGTCTTTCTTGACCTCACCAAAGGCACCCTaccaagagaaacaaacagagaggaACATCTCAATGATCAGCTAACATAAGGCACGATTAAAACACATGTACACAGCTTGGGAGTTGCAAGAAGAAACTAGCGATGTGCATCTCAGTGACCCAATAAATTGCATTCTCGTCACAGAGAGAAGAAATGAGGGATGTCGAGCAAACCTGAGAGATGTGCAGGAAGTGGTCATCTTCAGGTGAGACCTTGACCGACTGTCCAGGCTTAACCTCGATGCCTGCGCAGAAGTTAGttaggaggccgagctacatgtacacATTACAGCTTTTATAGAAGTACGAAAATTGCAGAAACGGAACATAGTTAGGTCTCAGGTGATTATGTTTGACCAGACAGGATTTCATGGAAAATATTTTAGGGGTGAACAACCTGTACAGATAGAGGgggaaatctatacctaataataaaggagctaaggtttctgccaaaattttcgtccaacttttttatggacgattttgccctcccaccaaatccctTAATACGGCACCTGCCACCGTACCGTTTCGTCCGAGCGTTGCCTCCTCTGCTCAGACGGTCGACCTCCCGATCCAGAACTCCTCGCCCTCCATGGTCCGCTTCAACTCCTCTCTGCTCGACCGGGCATCGTGTTGGCGCTATAGATCTCGGTGATTGCTCGCCTTCTTCCTGCTCAGGTGAAGCTAGCCACATGCTGCTGCGGCAAGAGCTCGCCACATCCAATAGGTATTTGCCCCGACCGATGCAGCAGAAGCTGCTGAAGTCCGCCAAGCCGATTCGTGTGTTCGTGGCTGCCGGCAAGGCGGCGACCGTATTCCTGCGCGATGGTATGCCGGCAAACAATCACAGTCTCCGTgatttttccctttttttctcCCATCGTGATTTTTCCACTTATTCTCCATGGTGATTTTTTCCCTTCAATTTCATTCTCATGCTACAGAGCTATAAAATACATGGTGGTTTTCCCCTTTGTTATCTGATCCGAATAGTTTCGTGATGATGGATGGTTGTTCATTAAATTTATCCATGATTAATTTGGTTACTAAGTTATTGCCAAAGAAAATTGGTTACTGAATTTTGTCAAGAAGAGTTTGTGTGATTCCATGGACCCCTGCGCCTACACCACAGTCACACCACGCAGGTAGGGAGGGGAGGAGAGAAGGAAGCCGAGAGGAGGGGGTTGAGATGGTTTGCCTAGAGCTGCCGAAGCGTGAAGCGTCTCACCTGGAGCGTGCTCAACTGCGGCAAGGGCAAATGTCTGGCTCGACCCCGATGAGGGCAACGACATCTCCATGGCTACTTGGCTAGGCTAGGCTTCCAACCAAGATTATGTAAATGTCAGGCTCTGCCAACGCCAACATACTACGAACACAACATGATGTCGATGATGCCCCTTTGGTGATTCGCTCGCGCTGAATCCTGTGACTGCGAGTCCGTCCGTTCTATAGCAGTGCGCCAGTGCAGCGTGCATTGATGCTTGCTTGTATACAGAAATCAGAGGTATTCTACAAGGTTGAGCGCGATGTCGGTAGAGATTGGGGACTTGGACGACCAGAGGTGATTCTGAATGCTACCGGTGAGTTTGTTCACGAATGTGCAGCTCCACAACAACAAAAATCTATCGTAGTAATAATGGATCTGCCATTTTAACCGTACTTTTTTTTGGTAATTATTTGTTGAATTGCCAAAAAGAGTTAGGGATACCATATTATGTCATATTCTACAATTCAGATTAATTTCGCCAATGTTTTGGTTGAGTTTTATTGCAATGCAAACAAACTATTGCGGTCTGACGTTTTTTTTACCTCGTGAGGTGAAACTGTGAAGAGAACAAACTAGGACGGTTCTATGGGGCTCACAGTGCTAACGGGATCAAGTACCCGGATGAGCCTGAAACTAAATTGAAGGCGTGCATTCTTGGTAAAAAAAAGCATGCATAATCTCTGAATTTGATAACTCTGCTGCATTGAAGCAAGTTTCATTTCCAAAGGATTCTTGTATAATTGGGGTGAAACCTAAAATTTTAAATTAAAATATTTAGCTTTACCATGCTCTTTGAAATGATAGGTCAATTCAACTAAAATTCTAGCAGAATTGGCATAGAACTATAAGCGTAGATTTATTTGCATTCAGTATTAGTTTATGACCTCTCAGCCATTTTttcaaagtgtttcatgctaattTTGTGAAGGTTAATTGacgttaaatctttgtctcaacaaAAGACACTCTTAAATTTGAGAAACACAGTTTACTGTCACCTTAATAGAAAATTATAGTTAACCATAAGTTTAGATGCAACGGACTATCCAGTCAACATGCGCCAGTATCTAGCAAATTGGCCACCAACGGTGCGATCGATAAGTGTGAGGTTTGACGGTTCACGTAGGAAGATGAAGCCTCCCCATCAAAAACATTTTGTCCCGTAAATAAAAATTCAGTCGTGAAATTCTCCAAGGATGAAAATATATTCAACAAAATTTATCCCGTAGCaatgcacgggcacttttgctagtttaCATAAAAGGGAAAATAGATCGCAAATATAAGTCACGGGATATGTTTCGGCTTGTTGGGCAGCAGTAATAATAAGGTTTGCTATAGATTCGCAGAGAATACTAGAGGAATAACATGAACGGTAGCCGCACAGAGAAGAACAATATCACTGAGATAAGAACGGAACCACAGCTACGAACGACGAGTTGAATCTAACGGTCTGCTGGTTAGATCGCAGGCAGAACAGTTGAAGGCATGCAATTTTATCATCATACACAGCAGCGGCAGCCTATGATTTGACGATTCCGCCGTGATCCCATAAACTAAACACGGACGAGGTCGTAAATCGAAAACGAAACGGGCCATGCGAGATAAACGGGGGAGAGATGTGTGAGCGTTACCCCAGAACTCCAtcggaacggcggcggcggcgggtggcggcgacCGTGGAGGAAGAGAGGCGGCGCTGGTAGCAGCTAGGGTTTAAAGCCGGACGGAGCGGGATGGGGAATGGGGTGGGGGTTTGGGGCTGTGCTGGGCGGTTCCTTTATAGCGGTTAGGGTTTCCATCGGAGTAGGGGGTTTTTTTTTCTTGGGCTGCGAATGCgaattttattcgatcacataatggaattttttacatttttttggaaTAATTTGTTACATATATGGATGGATGGATTTGGCGTTGCTGGATAATTGGTTTTTGGCGTCCTTTGCATTTTGTTTATGCAGAAATTTCTGTTCGTCAATTGTGTTACTCTGTGGACTATGAACTTTTTCGAATGTTATCTGAACAATGGTGAACTTTGTTTTTTCACAATATGTAAATGTGCAATCACTAGTTTGAAGCTAGCGTAGACTGCAATTATGACGCTAATCTTTACAATCATCTGCGTCGTCAGTGTTAAACCTGTCTGCACTTAACAGATCAGTTCAATTGTTATGCCACTAGCATCATGGTTTCTAACTGAACATGTTCCGAAATCGTAATTTGCCCTTTTCATACATTAGCTCGATTAATACGATTATTTCAGAGTGTTCCTTGTTCTTGGTTTAATATTTCCCACACGAGCATAGGATTTGCAGTGAGCTGAAGTTGTGATTGAAGGCATAGTCCCCAGGGAACAGTACTCATACCAAGCTGTATCAAAGTAGTCCCAGCTAGTTGCGAGCTGCAGTTTCCATCAATTTTGACTCCTTAGCTCAAATTTCACACCTACATAACTCGCTGGAGGCTCTTTTCTCTCAGTAACCAACTGGCCAGGAATGTTTACAACAGAAAATGGGCAAAAAACCTATATGTTACAAGCAAGGCAACCTGGGGTAGACAAAAATTTGCTTTGCAAGAATTTGCACCGACATTGCAAAGAACTGGCACTATCTCTAGCAACACATATGCTCAGAAGATCAAGTGGTGGATCACACACATTATAAACAGCCGCTTGGGTAGGTTAATTTCTGTGACCAACCCCAAAGTGAAAGCGTCTTGCTTGCTTATCGTTGAAAGCATATTCAAGTCTCAAAGGTCCCAGTGGGGAGTCCACACGGATGCCAACACCATATCCGTAACCACTTCCTGGCTTTCCACGGGCTCCCGCTGGGTCACCTAAAGAACAAAACCACCAGAGATTGTAAAAAATGAAACCAGGGCTTAGGAAAAGTTGTAGGTACAGCATGACTTACCAGGAACCTTTGGACCAGAGCCAAGATCACTACCATAATCACCAAACAAAACGCCTTCCAACGGACCAAACTGCGAGTAATCAAAATAACGGCTTAGAAAATTGATTTAACTTCTTAGTGTGATTCATACAGCAAGTATGATGTGCATTAGAGTACAACAGGAACTAGTGAACTCCATTCGGTGTCATTACAGGCAGCAAACATCAATAGTGCGTGATTTATCAGAATGAAAACATATATGGCCATCAATAAAATCACTCGAATCATTAACACAAGTATAGAAATTTCTTAAAATAGTCAATCACGGAAACAAACATCAGAACATCCCAAACACCATAATAAGTAGTTCTCACATGCATCAGGTgcgggtgtgtgtgtgtgggtggggtCCATGAACAATAGTAAGAGACGAGAACTGAAAATACAGGCGACTAGTGTTGGGAGTTATGGAAAAAAATCCCTTTAGTTAATATTAATCAGTGTCCATATATTCAGTGTTTCAACTGATCTGAACCATGTGTTGAGTTGTTTCCCTTGAATAAAGTAATTAATCACCTGATTCAACCTTGACATGTTTCATATTTGGCACTATATACAATATATCAGAACTATATTTCATAACTTGTACGTTTGATAATTTCCTTTACCTGTTCAACTATATTTTTTAATATATGCAATCCATCTAAAAGAAAACTTCATCTTCAAATTG includes:
- the LOC124686767 gene encoding histone deacetylase HDT2-like: MEFWGIEVKPGQSVKVSPEDDHFLHISQGAFGEVKKDDKATMFVKVDDQKLSIGTLSTDKFPQIPFDLVFEKEFELSHTSKSSSVFFSGYMVFQPAEGDEMDFDSEEESEDEQVEEKLVPATKENAKAEAKDKKPKQVKIEPAAAKPIFGKSKKDEDSDDDESDDESDDDSEGQLIPIGSDDSDDDSSEEDDESDDEEEEETPKKPETGKKRAAESVLKTPASDKKAKVATPSGQKTGDKKGAVHVATPHPAKKAGKTPATNEKSPKSGGSVACKSCPKTFNSENALQAHSNAKHKAAA